AACAAACCATCGGGACATCAGGAACGGCCGGAACGCGCAAACCCTTGGAAATTCGAGCTTTGTGAGCCGCTCCCGAGCCTCTAACTCTTTAACTGAATCCTTTTCTAACTCTCTAAAGGACCAAACCAGCACCAACCTGTGGATAAGTCGGGGCGTATTCCTGACCGGAACGGGGGGGGGGGGAGGCGAGCGCGCTTCGCGCGCATGCGGAGCCGCTTCGCGGCAACCATGTTTAAGGGGCGTTCCGCCCACTCCCTGGCCAAGCCTACAGCCGACCTCACTCCGTCAAGGATCGGCTGCGCCCACCCACGCGCTTCGCGCGCGGGTCCCTGAGGCTCGCCGCCCGCCTTCGGCGGCGCTTCGCGTCCTTGACGTCGCTCGGCATGCGGCTGTGCTCAGGAACCAGGTCGGGACGAAGAACAGGTCTCTCGCCTCCGGCGGGGTCGAACAAAGAACAGGCTATAAGGGAAGAGGTTGTAAAGTGTCGCTTGACAGGCCACACGGCCCCCTGATAGCCTTCCTTGTGAACATCCGAAGCGTTCGACACCGCGGATTGCGGAAGCTGATGACAGACGACGACCCGGCAGGCCTCCCGCCGGCCTTCGTCGCGAAGATCATCAACATCCTGTCCTTCTTGCAGGACGCCCCGAGCCCCGCCGCTTTGCAGACTATCCAGAGCTGGCGCGCGCATCAGCTCACGGGCGACCGCAAGGGGACCTGGAGCCTCACGGTCAGCCGCAACTGGCGCATCACCTTCGGCATCGAAAGCGGGGAAATCATCGACCTCGACTTCGAGGACTACCACTAAGGAGAACCGCCATGTTTCGCATGAAGACCCCTATCCACCCCGGCCCCTTCGTGAAGAGCGAGGTCATCGAACCCCTCGGCCTCTCTGTCACGGATGCCGCGCGCGTCCTTGGCGTGACGCGCGCCGCTCTCTCGGCGCTTCTCAACGCCCGCGCCGACCTCTCGCCGGAAATGGCGATCCGCATCGAGAAGGCCTTCGGCCCCGATATGGAGACGCTCA
This Sediminicoccus rosea DNA region includes the following protein-coding sequences:
- a CDS encoding type II toxin-antitoxin system RelE/ParE family toxin — protein: MNIRSVRHRGLRKLMTDDDPAGLPPAFVAKIINILSFLQDAPSPAALQTIQSWRAHQLTGDRKGTWSLTVSRNWRITFGIESGEIIDLDFEDYH
- a CDS encoding HigA family addiction module antitoxin, with product MAHHLRHRKRGNHRPRLRGLPLRRTAMFRMKTPIHPGPFVKSEVIEPLGLSVTDAARVLGVTRAALSALLNARADLSPEMAIRIEKAFGPDMETLMRMQNSFDIAQARQHAEKIQVERYQGPASAPQPSLI